In the genome of Carya illinoinensis cultivar Pawnee chromosome 13, C.illinoinensisPawnee_v1, whole genome shotgun sequence, the window CAGTTGAAttctaataagaaaaaatagaggaacaaaaaaaacaatttttgcCTTCTCAGTAGATCCTCGGAGCACTACTCTTTGGAAAATCTAATCAAATAGTTGATACTTATgtgttattttggataatgagttaagataagatagagttaaaataaaatttaaaaattaaataaaatattattttttaatattattattattttaaaaatcaaaaaaattaaattgtttattctattttatgtatgaatttaaaaaaattgtaatgataaaataaaattaaaagaaatactttCAATATCGAAACAAAACTTAGTGCTGTAGTTTAGATTTTTTACGTTGAAATATTATACGTTTATTCTATAAATAACTAATGTATAACATATACATTTAACTCTAAATATTAAGAGTAATAATAATAGGCAAGGtagtataataaaaattttcataaagaattaaattataatttgacaatgtttttaaaatataatatgtcattattaatattttactatgaaaatcaattagttttttcgtttttgttattttttatagtgtctttgagaaatgaaataacttattaaaaaagttttaaaaaaattataataaacttTTTTGCAATTGGTCATTTGTAATGTggttaaaaaaagtaataaaactgTTTGCAGTTAACAAAAATATCGATGaaacaaaactatttttttaacacattacctttttatatattttcattgttACTTGAACATCTcacatatattaaaaatgttgCAAACAAAATTTGAGATAGCGAATGGATGATAGTTTTGGGCGTATTCATGAATGAATCTGGAAGATTATGCCAAAATAAACTTAATGTATTATTTGTCAACATCGTGCCGAAAAGGATAGGACGATTGTTTTagacctttctttttcttttctttttttaactttaagttaTTGTAATGTATAAGTATAAAGTATTTATGTGTAGTTGTAAATATGTTTCATGTGAAAGCTCTATGCTATAGTTATGgatattttgatgataatatgCGTCATGTTTCTTGTCAGTAAAAAGAAAGTGTTAAAATATAGATGAAAGTCTGCTCGTTTATAATTAAACTCGAGAATGTTAAAGTTATGAGACGTAGGAAAAACATCAACTCGGCACACATGCATTGCACGTGAtgctttactagtatatatatatatatatatatgacgttGCTATGTCCACAGAGGATGAAATCCTATACCGAtcagttaaatttatttatttatttattcattatagttttactttcaccattttttaaactatttagacatttttaaaaataaaaatatcaaatatttatttaaaaattcttatttaatcattaaataaaaaaactattaaaaaaatacaaaaattcgGTTAAATTTAGGCTTAAAGTCTTGCAAAATAATCATATAGACAACTTTAAAGTATTGCAAAATAATTATAAGGCCAACATTAAAAGTCTTGCAAATTAATTATAGGGGCCAACATTTAAATGTGCTAGATTGTTAGTTGTGAGTCAACATTTATATACAACTCAAAGATATGTACGTAGACACAATGTGTGAACATTGGTATATTAAATGCTGTTTGTGGACAATAGAGGTGAAAAGAAAGTCATTTTACAGTGATTAATGATTTTccattacttttcttttttgctttttcaCAGCTtaattattctatcattttctaatttatttttcaaaagagagaaaaatatataaattatttatcttattgcaATTATTAATTCTTAACTAATTCCTTACCGtttaaatattctattttaaattctttgtacTTCCACCAATTAAGATACACAAATTacctccataaaaaaaaaaaaaaaaaaaaaaaaaaaaaaaaaaaaaaaccattcatcaaaattatgaagtattattgcattttattttatttttttttgtggcaaaaacgagaaaaaaaatacataatagtcaaataattattccTGCGCATTATACGAGTCGAAGATtagtttttctataattttaagGTGCATGAAGAACTGAGTTCAGATTCCCCTTGGAGATCTGTAAACTCCTCAAATGTCTTGAAGAATGGCTTCATGCAGGATGCTTTCCGTGACAAGAAAATCCAACATCAGCCCTTCTATTAGATGGTAAACTAGATCCACTCACATAGGATTAAAGCCCTATTAAATTCAAATcattaatatcaaaattataagcAAAGAGTCGTCGATTATAAGCACCGTTAGATGGATCATAGGGCTAGTACTTACAATAAAGAGATCAAGTCAACAAAACTAATAACAACCACACGTTCATTTGTATGGTGGAAAGAGTAGGAAGTAGAATCCATGAAGGAGTGACATCACAACAAACAAAACTCGTTAGCAGCAACTGCCTCACAGCGCAGATCTAGAGAGAGTTCAAAATTCTTTTGGAAAAATCTCACCGTCGATATTTTTGCTGTATTTATTTGCTTCTCTGGCTCGAGTTTCTCTTTGTAAGACTGTACATCTGCACCTTCTTTCTACCCAATTAATCTCACCCTTTGTTTTGTGGAATAGTTGATTGCTGATTTAGTACTTTGAATTGCAGGGTTGTTTGAAAAggattcttttgatttttggtaTCTACGTTTGGAGTCATACAACTTGAGGTAAGAGACCATCTCCTCCAACTTTACTTCTCTAtatctctttcccttttctgAAGAATATCTTCCTGCAGTAATAAGCAAACCGAAGCCATTTAAATTTAacccttttatttttatctgaTCATACGTGGCCAACCAACTGGCTGGAATAACCCTTAAAAGAGAAAGGGATGGAGATCCAACATTTCAGCCACGAGCATCCCTTAGTATTTATAGAAGGTATTGGCGAGAATGAAGTAATTGTTTGCACAGGGTGTGACGAACCCATCTCGGATGCCGCCTACAAATGCTCTCAGTACTGTCACTTTTTCCTTCATAAATCTTGTACTGAACTCCAACGGGAGATACAGCACCCCGTACACCCAAACCACCCTCTCGTTCTCATAGCATCGAAGCATAGAGTTTGTGGGGGCTGTTGTAAGTCTTCCTCCAaaagttgtttcttttattgttgCGATAAGTGCGACTTCAACTTTGACATAAAATGCGCTTCTAACTGGCAATCCAGTCCTGAGGACGGTCACCAACACGTATTCGTTCCTATCTTGAAGCAGATTCAGTTTACTTGTGATATTTGCGGTGTGGATCACAGAAACTATGCTCGTGTATGCAGCATCTGTCAACTCTTGGTTGATATATACTGTGCTCGATTAGCACGCACCGTTAAAATTGCAGCACACAAACATCACTTCCTCACTCTTATATTTTGTCTTGATAATCAAGTCAAGGAGCAAGATGATCAAGTACTCTGCCAACTCTGTTTTAAAACGGTCAACACCAAATATGGGgcttattattgtaaaatatgtgGTTTCGTGGCCCACTTGAAATGTGCAAAATGGAATTTGCTTCAGCAATTTGACAACTTAGACTCGAGTGTATATATCCAGTACTCGTCTATGGATTCGATTGATCCTGAAACTAATGTTACCAAAGAGATCAGCCCAAAAGAGGATGAAAGAACTCGGGACCTTCTCGAAGAACATCCCTTTGTAGGGAGACATAACTTCGTCCTCACTGATAAGAAACTCGAGGATGACAAGTTGTGTGAGGTGTGTATGCAATCAATTTCGAGCTCATATTACAGTTGTGCTACATGTAGTGGGGAATGCAACATATTCATCCATGATAGATGCCGTAATCTACCCATAACGAAGCGACACTTCCTTCACCGACACCGGCTCACTCTCTCATTGCCTGACAAATACATTGGTAGGACCTTAATTTGTAACGTTTGTAAGCATCAGCGCCATGGCTTCTGGTACAGGTGTGATGAGTGTGACTACAATCTTGACATTCATTGCTCTTTGATTcccaacatcattaaaaatgaaGGTCATCAACACTCCCTTCGCCTTGCTATAAGGCcttatgatgaaatatgcaatGGTTGCGATAGTGCAAATAATACCAAGGGTAAATTTGTATGCATCGAACCTGAATGCAATTTTGCCTTGTGTTTTGGATGTGCAATTCTTCCGCTCGTAGTTAAGTATGAATATGACAGACATGGTCTCCTCAAACTTACTTATAGTGTAGAAGACGATTCTGgagaatattattgttttatttgcgagaaagaaagaaatccaaagcaatggttttattattgtgGAGAATGCGATTTTGCTGCTCATCCCAAATGCATTCTTGGGGAGTATCCATACATTAAATATGGATCTACTTTTAGAACCAATCTTCATAAGCAACATCTCCTCACTTTTGTTCGGAAGACTCAGTTCTCCCCTCCGTGCGATGGTTGCAACGAACCTTTTGAAGGTATGGGCATAGAATGTAAGCAGTGCAGGTTTACTGTTCACTTGAGTGTGAGGTGTTTCAGAAAATACGGGAtgtaaaagaattgaagaagtgACTATTAAATAGCTagtgagatttttattttccatgtaTTGAATGTGGCTAATTGATTTGgattgatgtttttattttccatgTATTGAATAAATATAGGTAGTTGATCCATAGGATCGGTTTCCAAGGttttagttattatatatttgtcaTTCGTTATTTCTAAAACACTAGCCAGTTCAGATTCTAGGCATTTTAGcagttattatttaaatttgaataaaaatagagGTGATTATATATGAatcgaaaataataaaaatagtaaagtCATGTTTATAAAACCTGATGGAGGTGATAAACTTTAAAGCATTTAATTTGAAAgtaatgattattattattattattattatttttgaaggCTTGAAAGTAATGATTATGTTTGGAACTATGAGTTCTATAATTGAAATAACTAAATTGGGATAAAtggttattaattaattaacatatatagatGCATGGTAATATGGTATCCATTGATCAATATTTATAAGAAACTTTTATCTAATTTCGAACGAGTACTGCATCTattctcactacaagaaaaacggtcTTTTACGACTAATTTATAGTAACGAAAAGAGTATTAGCAACCAATttgcaacgaaaagactattagcaaccaaaattgattgctaatagtcttttcgttgctataaattggttgcaaaagatcgtttttcttgtagtgtctaAAATTAAGCTTTACACCTTCAATCATAAATTATTGCCACTTAATTtggattttactatttttcaaaaaacgTAAAATGTTTTGGTCATTGTGACAATTAATTAGGAAGTCATTTATGTATAATAAATAGCCCACGACATATATTAATTTACTAAACAGTCCATAATTGccatattttcaattatttcttaaatttagGGTGTAGTAAAAATTGTTCATGAGATTTTTATAAAGTCAAATCACTTGATGTGCtttttatttatgatatatttgaataatgagatgagataaaaaaaaattataaatagtaataaaacgattataaatagtaataaaatattttgggtaagatgttttattgaatttttattaaataagagggaaaaagtttaataaaattattatataaagttaaaaaattatttgaatattattttttaatattatttttgttttgatatttaaaaagattatatctttttttatgttttgtttgaaattttttaaaaaatgtagtaattagataaaaaaaaattgaaaaatattttattgttgagtggtgtttagaaaaaaaataataataaattttaaaataagataagatgagttatttttattttccaaacaTGGCCTCGGTCTTTTCCCTTACGTGGGATTATTTGTCaagagaaacaagttcacatgtttaattctcatttttttgttaattgggCTAATAAAATCTCATGATCACGTGCCATTTTGATCCCAAAACAGAGGGAGTAGCCCTTCAGCCGAACTAGTTCATACAAAGTACAATAGTTGCAAGAAGAGGTGGGCCTCATTGGGCTTGGGTTTAAAAGTTGTCAAATTTTGATTAGAAAAAACTTACTATGCCTCCTATTTTTTATCGCTCGATTtgacttaaaaattatttttttaacttaataattaagaaaataatttttagtgtattaatatattttttattttaaaaaaaatatttaaatatattaaaaaatgtgaaaaaaatcaaaaaataaaattatccaaatatacTAGCAGTCAAATGGAGCGGTACTATTCAAGTAGCAGAGTAGCACCACTCTTTTGATTAGGGCCGAAAGTCGAACGGTCCGGACcggaaaaaccgaccggaccggtcatttttggaccggaccggaccggaccgaatgagtccggtccggtcccggtccaatttttaagggaccgaatagattaaaaaaaaaaaattattatttatataatagttgaattactaatagtctaatactaatacaattatatagttatactaattataaattcataataactaaatcattgtaagtctataactatattatatatatatttagtatcaatatattactatattctttaatatataactattaactataatatatagtactagtataaccgatcaaaaaaaaatatagtactagtatatatattaatgtattaacatattataaaagttatagtataaattataatatatcatatatttgtaaatttataatagtattagtatagttaacttaatatgtaatatgttagcattaaatcactataactacatagaatattagtaataagagtattactattatttaatataatattacatatattatcactatcattacatatatttattagttatagtattagttattaatattacatatagttacatatattactattattactattattattacatgatatagttacatatataattatcactattactaatagtagtagtgtattactaatatatataatagtatagtatatgtatatatatattaaatatgtcacaatataattacataagtattaaacaaaatgtcattaaaaaaaaaaaaaaaaaaactcatagggtggaccgaacggaccgaccggaccggaccggaccgtatgaagttcggtccggtccagggtgggaaaaccctggaccgaatatgtccggtccggtccgtaaaacctcctcggaccggaccggaccggaccgaattcacccctacttttgataataataaacaaaGAGCTATTCTATTCGTTATCTccacacattatatattatacttattttaaatttttaaattttttttgttctattctttttaaactaattgagtttttctattcaaTTGAGCGGtaattttttttgggaaaagaaaaaaattaaaaattaaaaactcatgTCGTGTATGATGCAAGGATGatgaatgtaattttttataaataaaatataattaactcaCAACTTcattacaattatatattaaaaaaatagtaattttataaaattgaaatttgttttaaataaaatgacatgCTTGCAATGCTTAATTATGCAAttggttgtaaaataattatacaaagagTTGTAGGAAGTTTTACTTATAAGTTTTTTTGAGAGAAAAGTATTAATACTTTAATTATGTTTATGCATATAATAAGTCTCACAATTAATGATGTGTTAAAGAATTCGAGAGGATAAGAAACGTCTCAAAATAACCATAAACatgcataaattaaaaataagactcTCATACTATTCAGATTGACAATATGAAAATCTtgttagaaaaagaagaaattccaATTAATTCAGGAAATCGAAATGCATATTAATAGAACAAAGAATATCATCAAAGTATGTCAAGAGTCTGGGTAAAATCCCGTTTTAAAATCATAACAAACAAAATCTTttcagaaaaaggaaaattataatattctaaattgCATAATCGGATGGgaaacaatttatttatatccCAAAATCAAACATATATCCCAGAAAGAGCTGTCTTGTATGCGAGTGAAATACCCGTAATTAAACTTACGACCAAATTAATATGGTATGCCTGATATGGCCCAAATTATGGAAGATTCTTAGATTCTTGCGTGCCCAGGTGCTCTTGACGTTGTCAAAACGAGAAAATGACAGCCTAATTAATGAATTTTTATGGCCACCCTAGCTAAGATTAATTACATACCAACAACCATAACCAACACTGCTCAATAGTCATCACACCAACTCCATTAATGaccaatatcattaaaaaaaatgatcttcaagaaagaattataattgatattaatttagatttatcaaatttactgcaaactctaaaaaaaatcaaactttttCTCTGCATTTGTGGCATTGCATACATTCCTATGAATAATCAAGCTAGCAGTACTAAATCAatcatcaaaattttgaaaagagatCAAGAAGAGATAAAAATGAGCCGAATAAGGGAAAATATACTAAGAAAAATCTTATTGCATTGATCAGTGAAGAAGAGATCTAAGTTTTTTCTTATCTACTTATCGATTATGTAAAGGATTGGGGCCAGTATAGACTTTCCTCTTTTCATCGCCATATACATGAGCTTGATCACCATCATCATCTTTATCTCTTCCAAATGCACCTTTGGATTTCTCATTTCTCAGCTTAGAGGCAGACCCAGTTTTGAAGGTTCCGAATGTGGCTGACGCATCAACAGAAGATGAAATTTGTAGGAGTAACAAAACCAGAAGTAGAATAGAGAAGCATGTTAACTCTTTTCTAAGACCCATGATGATCTGCTTCACGCTCAAGATCACCCAGAGATGGTGCATGGAAACTTCCAGCTAGCTCAAACCCCTAGGAACTAAAGAAACAAAGAACTTTCTGTCTGAATCTATGTGAAAAGGCCACTACTAAAAGAGGTCATGAAAGGAAGCTGAAGTAGCGTTGTTTGGgatgggaaaaaagaaaaaaaggatctgatgcttttttttttttttttttttttttttttttttttttttttttttttgttttgttttaattggGTCTTATTCTTTTCCTCAATTTGCCTGTATTCTTTGGAGTTATGGTTTGTACTGTCAATGGGTATGACCTTGGAATCTGAGCTATGAAATGAGGATTGTCAATGAAGGGCGAGAGCCTATACACATTGGTTTTGGTGCctgaatgaaaataaatattttgcagAGGGTGTTTG includes:
- the LOC122292998 gene encoding uncharacterized protein LOC122292998 produces the protein MEIQHFSHEHPLVFIEGIGENEVIVCTGCDEPISDAAYKCSQYCHFFLHKSCTELQREIQHPVHPNHPLVLIASKHRVCGGCCKSSSKSCFFYCCDKCDFNFDIKCASNWQSSPEDGHQHVFVPILKQIQFTCDICGVDHRNYARVCSICQLLVDIYCARLARTVKIAAHKHHFLTLIFCLDNQVKEQDDQVLCQLCFKTVNTKYGAYYCKICGFVAHLKCAKWNLLQQFDNLDSSVYIQYSSMDSIDPETNVTKEISPKEDERTRDLLEEHPFVGRHNFVLTDKKLEDDKLCEVCMQSISSSYYSCATCSGECNIFIHDRCRNLPITKRHFLHRHRLTLSLPDKYIGRTLICNVCKHQRHGFWYRCDECDYNLDIHCSLIPNIIKNEGHQHSLRLAIRPYDEICNGCDSANNTKGKFVCIEPECNFALCFGCAILPLVVKYEYDRHGLLKLTYSVEDDSGEYYCFICEKERNPKQWFYYCGECDFAAHPKCILGEYPYIKYGSTFRTNLHKQHLLTFVRKTQFSPPCDGCNEPFEGMGIECKQCRFTVHLSVRCFRKYGM